AAAAAACAATATTCCCCGAAGCCAGCACTGAACTTACATCCTTCATTCCGGCATCTTTAAAAACCTGGCAGACATCAGCCATTTTCATATTAGTTCCTTTTACATTGACGCCGCGGAGGAAAGCACAGTATTTCATTTTTTTAGGGATTAGAGGTTAGGTTGTGAGTGTTTTAGTGTTTTAGTGTTTAGTGTTTAGTGTTTAGGTAAAAACATTAAATCTTATTCTATTTCAATGTTTCAATTTTTAAATTTTTAAATCATTCAATCTTTCAATTAACTCTGATATACAAATTATAATCTGTACCGGATGGTTTGAGATGATAAATCTTCTCCAAAATCCGGTTGTCACTTTTCAGGTTGTCTTTTATCCTGAATTCTTTCATCAGTTTATAATGGGCCTGATAATACGCAGCATCACTGTCTTCAAACAGGTTTTTATAAGAAAGAAGATATTTGGGTTTCCTGTTTTTTACAGTATTAATCCAGTAATGGGCTTTATCTTTTTTTACTTCTGTCTGAATCTGCTTGTCTACTAATCCTACTTCATCGATGGTTTTTAACCCTGAAAAATAAGGTATATAGCCTGCAGGCTCCAAAAGAATCCATTGACTTTTATCTTTTTCGAAAGTATCTAAAAACAATCCGATTCCTCTGCGGTAATTCCACTCTCCGTTTCCGGTCGCAATAGCATGTATGGTTTGAAAGGCCAACATCGGAACTATATAAAATACAACCAGAAGGGACAGCCATAGATTTCGTCTCTCCTTTTGCTCCAGTATAAAAATAAGGACCGGAACAAAAAGCAGGATCTGCGGCACCCAATAATACCAGTCAAACAGACTTTTTTGAGACAGAAATATAATCTGTTTTATCCAGCCAAAAAGAAAGATCATCCAAAGGAAATAATTTCTTTTTTCCCTCTGCCTTACAAGATAAATGAAACATAATAGTTCGAAAATCAATACGATAATCGTTACCGGATTAAAGTTTCCCGGAAGTTTCAGCATTCCCCAGAAATTCCCCAGGCTTACAAGAAAATAGTTAAGGTTTTGAGCAAAGGTAAAATCGTGTTCATAAAGAAGTTTTTTCGCCACAATCGTATTATTCACAAGCTCTCCAAAATATAGCCAATTAAAGGAAAGTACCGATATAATGCCTAGCATTCCTCCGAAAATATAATTCCATCTGATCTTTCTGTTCCAAAAAATATCAACAAGAAATACAATCCCCAGGAAAATGATGGTATCAATCCTTGTAAACATAATTAAAACAGGCAACAGGATTAGTGCCCATTTTTTGTTTTTACTGAAGCCATAATACAACAGCGCCATTTCCAGAAAGAAAAGGATCCCATATTCCATTCCGAGAATTGAGATCTTCACTGCAGGCGGCAATATCCCGATTAAAAATATAAAAATAGCTTTATGCCAGGGGTTTTTAAGGATAAGATGGGAAAGAAATAATGTGCCTATGGTAAAAAGTACAGAATTAAAGATCAGTAAAGGCTCAATAAAATATTCTTTACCGAAGATCAGGTTGAAAAAATAAGACACAAAAACATACAGATGGGTGGTGGAAGCTGAAATTTTGGTCTCTCCATTAAAGCCTATCACCCCGTAATCCAACAGATTCTGAGCAACTCTCCAGGTAATGAAGGCGTCTTCCTGAATATAATGGGTCAGTAGAAAGAGGAGTTTAAAAACTACTGTACAGATTACAGCGTAAATGGGAAGCCTATTATTTTTAGTCTCGATCATCATGTATTTTTAGTATCACAAATATAATCTTAAAATTCATGAATGCCAATAACAAAAAAACGGAACCGAAGTTCCGTTTTTGTTTACTGATTTTATTGTGTCACCTTAATAATTGCTGTGGTGATCTGATTTTCTTTTTCCTTGGAATAAGTGGAATCAAAAGGCTCCATCACATCAAATAAATACTGGTAGAAAGGAGTGATCTTCTGAACATCTTCAGATTTTTGTATGGCTTTCTCTTTGCCCATCTGCTGAAGTTCTTTGATAAAAGCATTGAACTTTTTGTCGATCGGTTCTATAGATTTTACAAGATATGCGTAGGCTTTATCATCCTGCCCCAACTTTTTGTAAGCATCAGTCACTGCAGAAACCACCAGAGAATATTCCATTGGCTTTGTTCTCATTTGTCTTCTTGCAAAGTTCTGATCTGCCGGAGCAAGACTTAAATAATAATCATACTCTTCAAAAATGCCTTTTTTAAGAATCTCTGCCAGTTGAAGTCCTTTTTTCTCCTGTCCGGAAATGATATATCCTGTTACCATAGCACTTAATGAACGTGGATCATTAAATTTCTCTGCAGGAATTTCTTTGGAAGCAAGATCTAATAATTCTACAGCTTTAGCTTTCTGTCCGTTTAATGCCAGTGCTGAAGCTGCTCTGCTTGCCGACATTCTGTAGCTCATGATATTTGAGGTAGCCGTTTCATCAAAGTGACTGTTTAAGTCTTTAAAATTCCCCCATCTGAAGTTTTTCACTACGTTATAAAGAGAATTCGTATCTACTCTTCCCATATCTCCGTCTGCATTCGCTGCTGTGTGGATAGGAACCAATCTGTAACTGAATCCGTCAAACTGCAGATATTCGTTCAGATAGAAGATATTTTCGCTATCGTAAATCCCTCCTGATGAGAAGTTGATCGGACGTTTCCAGTCAAAATTTGCCAGCATGTCTAGCATGATCAGGTTATTTTTGTAAAGGGTGTTTCCTTTGTAGGTGATCATGATCTGGTTCACAACATTCGGAAGATCAGCCTGAGTGATAATTCCTGCTTTTAAAGCATTTTCTTTGTTAACAGGAAGAATGAACTTGTTGACCGGAAGGATATTATATTTTTCAAACTTTTCTTCTCCGAAATACATTTTCAGAAGCTCATCTTTCTCAGGAGATTTAAATTTGATAAAATTAACCGCTTCTTTCAACGTTAATGAATCCTGAGTAAGGTACTTTCTGAATCCTGCAAATTCTGTTTCCGGCGCTCCCTGTTCTTTCAACATAGAGAAAACGCCTTCCCAGTCTTCTTTTTTCATCATATAGATCTGGTCATTCACGCCATCTCTGTAATCATCATGAGTCAACTGGCTTGGAATTCCTGCTGCGTTATATGTTTTTCTCTTGATCTGGTCTAAATTCCATGGTGTTGAAGCAAGGGTGAAATTAACGACTTTTACATCATCTCTGAATCTTTCAGTTTCCTGGATCGCCCAAACCGGATAGGTATCATTATCCCCGTAAACGAATAAAATATCGTTCTTTGGCAGTGATTTCAATACTGAATAGGCATAATCATATGCTGTATATCTGTTGCTTCTATCGTGTACATTGTAATTCTGGAAGCCCATCATGAATGGTACTCCTAGTAAAACTACTCCTAAAGCGATGTTTGCCCCATTAGATTTTACTTTAGACTGTAAGAACCATAAAATAGCTCCGGCACCCATCCCGATCCATATGGCAAAGGCATAGAAAGAACCTACCATTGCATAATCTCTTTCTCTCGGTTCAAACGGCTTCACTCCTGTGTAGAAAATAATTCCGACACTCGTTAAAACAAATAGGGAAAGCAGTGCATAGAATCTTCCAAAGTCTCTGTTCAGTTGGAAAAAGAAACCGATTAATCCTAATATTAATGGTAAAAAGAAGAATTTTACGGTACTTTCATTCTTGAATTTAGCAGGCATTTTATCCTGATTCCCTAATAAGGCATTGTCGATAAAAGAAATCCCGGAGATCCAGTTTCCTTTAGTGTTTTCCATGTTTCCTTCAAGGTCATTCTGCCTTCCCACGAAGTTCCACATCAGGTATCTTACAAAGTAATAACCATTCTGGAAGGTGATGAAATAGTCCATATTCTGAGCCAGTGAAGGCTTTTGAACATTGATCAGGTTGTAAGGTTTAACCTTTAAATAATCTGCTGCGGTAATGGATTTATCTTCATACTTACCTCTCAATTCGTCAAAGATCTGCTTGGCCTGAGGGTTATCTGCCACTTCTTCGTTTGCATAATTAAAGGTAAAGTCCGGAGCTCCGTACATTGAAATGTAGTTCGCCATAACGTCTTTATCTTCATTAAACATTCTAGGCATTAAGCTTATCTGGGACTTACTGAAAATATAATTGAAACGGTCACCCGTCTTTCTGTAGGTTCCTGTTTTTTCATCTTTTTCATAGATCTCACCGGTTTTCTGAGTTTTAAAACTTCCGTCTTCATTTTTCTCAATTCCGTTGGCATCAAGGAAAGCGGTGTAATTCTGTCCATAAATCGTTGGCCAGTCACCATATTGCTCTCTGTTATAATAATCCAGCATACCGATAGCAGTATCCGGATCGTTAAGGTTCATCGGAGGATTTGCATTCGCTCTGATGGGAATGACCATCCAGCAGGAGAAACCGATAATCATATACACTACTGACAAGGCAGCAGTCTGGTAAATATTTTTCTTAGCTTTTCTCGCATATTTAATAATAAAGAAACATATCGCCGTCATTAAAATAAATGCGACTATCGTTCCTGAGTGGAAAGGAAGTCCAAGTCCGTTCACAAAGAATATTTCCAGTCTTCCGAACATCGTCATGATCAACGGGAAGATAATTTTAAAAACAATGATCAGGATTCCAAGCGTTATTGCATTGGCCCAGATAAAGTTCTTCCATGTAAATTTGTAATTTCTTGCGTAATACACCAGACAAACGGCTGGAACTGCAAGCATCCCCATCATGTGTACCCCAACTGAAAGTCCCAATACAAAGAAAATAAGGATGATCCATCTTTCACTGTCTTTTGCCAGGTATTCATTTTCCCATTTGGTGATCAGCCACACTAAAAGTGCAATAAACATAGAAGCCATGGAATATACTTCCCCTTCTACCGCCGAAAACCAGAACGTATCTGAAAATGTAAAGCACAATGCGCCTACAGCTCCTGCAAAAAGAATGGATATTTCCTGATGCTTGGTAACTTCTTCAAAGTCTTTGTTTAATAGCCTCCTTACAAAATGTGTAATGGTCCAGAATAAAAATAAAATCGTCAGCGCACTGAACAATGCGGACATCGCATTGATCACGATAGAATAATTTTCACCTTTTCCTAAAGCAAAAATGGCTGCCACGGCACCCACAATCTGGAATAAGGCAGCTCCGGGAGCATGCGTTACTTCAAGTTTTACTGCTGAGGAAATGTACTCGCCGCAATCCCAGAAACTGAAATTGGGTTCTATGGTCGACAAGTACGTGAAAAATGCAATGACGAAAATCACCCATCCTAAAATGGTGTTCCATTGCCTAAAAGTCCAATTTTTCATAGTATTAAATCAATTATGCGAAAATAAGGCTTTTATACCATTCCATGGTGTTTTTAACAAAATTTAAAAAATTTGGCGTAGTATTTGTGATCGTACTTCAGCTAAGATTGCAAATCAGAAAATAAATTTTCCCAATTCGCTGGCTTGAAAACAAACAAAAGTTTAGTAATTATTTATTTTTTTGTATTTTTGCGGTCAGATTTTTATTGAAAATAACAAATAATGAGTAATGTTTACGATAATATTCTTGGCCTAATAGGACATACTCCTATGGTGAAGCTTAATACTGTTACAAAAGATATTCCTGCAACCGTTTATGCCAAGTTAGAATCATATAATCCTGGACATTCCACAAAAGATAGAATAGCACTTCATATTATAGAAAACGCTGAACAAAAAGGTTTATTAAAGGAAGATTCTGTAGTTGTAGAAACTACTTCCGGAAATACCGGTTTTTCTATTGCAATGGTTTGTATTATTAAAGGATATAAATGTATTCTCGCGGTAAGCGATAAAACGAAGCCCGAAAAAATTGCTTATTTAAAAGCATTAGGGGCTACCGTATACATTTGTCCTGCCAATGTAGCGGCAGACGATCCGAGATCATATTATGAGGTGGCTAAGAGAATAGCTTCAGAAACACCCAATTCAGTTTACATCAATCAATATTTTAATGAATTGAATATTGATGCACACTACAAGACAACAGGTCCTGAAATTTGGGAGCAGACAGAAGGTAAGATAACGCACCTTTTTGCCTGCACTGGAACTGGTGGAACATTATCAGGTTCGGGTAAATTTTTAAAAGAAAAAAATCCCGGTATTAAAATAATCGGTGTGGATGCCGACGGATCTATCCTGAAGAGCTACCACGAAACAGGAAAAATACACAAAGAAGATGTTCATCCTTACCAGATCGAAGGAATGGGGAAAAATTTGATCCCTGCTGCCCTTCTTTTTGACAAGGTGGATGAGTTTGTAAGAGTAAATGACGAGATGTCTGCTTACAGAACCCGTGAAATAGCCCTTAAAGAAGCCATCATGGGAGGTTATACTACAGGAGCCGTAACCCAGGCACTGATCCAGTATGCCCAATCTCATGAATTGACTAAAGATGATATCATTGTTCTGATATTCCCGGATCATGGATCCCGGTATATCACCAAGGTATACAGCGACAAATGGATGGCTGAACAAGGTTTTGTGAATAACTGCGTACACAATTACGATGAAGTTTTCAAAACAGAATTCATTAAATAGAATATAATAAACCACAATACCAATAAAGTCTTCTGTGTTCCGCACGAAAGACTTTTTCACTTAAAAATTACTATACAAAATGTTAGATATTTTTGAACGTATTAAACAAAATCCAGGTCCATTGGGACAATTTGCAGATTATGCTGAAGGGTATTTTGTTTTCCCAAAACTGGAAGGTCCAATTGGTCCAAGAATGAAATTTCAAGGTAAGGATGTAATTTTCTGGAGTGCAAACGATTATTTAGGACTTTGTAACCACCCGGAAGTTTTAGAAGCTGATGCAAAGGCGGCTGCAGAATTCGGAATGTTTTATCCGATGGGCGCAAGAGCTATGTCAGGTGAAACTCAACAGCATCAGCAATTGGAAAAAGAGTTGGCAGAATTTACTCAAAAGGAGGCTGCTTATTTATTGAATTTCGGTTACCAGGGAATGGTCTCAGCGATTGATGCATTGGTTACAAGACATGACGTAATCGTTTATGACGCTGATTCTCATGCTTGTATTGTAGACGGTGTTCGTCTTCATATGGGTAAAAGCTTTACGTTCAAGCACAATGATATGGCAAGTTTGGAAAAAAACTTAGCCAGAGCCACTAAAGTAGCAGAAGAAAACGGCGGCGGTATCCTTGTAATCACTGAAGGTGTTTTCGGAATGAGAGGAATGCAGGGGAAACTGAAAGAAATCTGCGACTTAAAATCTAAATTCAATTTCAGATTGTTGGTAGATGATGCCCACGGTTTCGGAACTTTGGGTAAAACCGGAGCGGGAGCTGGTGAGGAGCAGGGATGTCAGGATCAGATTGATGTTTATTTCTCTACTTTTGCTAAATCTATGGCCGGTTTCGGAGCTTTCCTTTCCGGAGATGAAACAATCATCCGATTCTTAAAATATAATCTTCGTTCTCAGATTTTTGCTAAGTCTCTGACCATGCCAATGGTAATAGGAGGTTTAAAAAGACTGGAGCTTTTAAGAACACGTCCCGAAATCAAAGCTAAATTGTGGGAGAATGTTTCTAAACTTCAAAACGGTCTGAAAGAGAGAGGTTACAATCTGGGAAATACCAACACATGTGTAACTCCTGTTTTCATTGAAGGAACTACCATTGAAGCTACCCTTTTAGCTAAAGATTTAAGAGAAAATTATGGTGTTTTCACATCAGTAGTTGTATATCCGGTAATTCCTAAAGGAATGATCTTGTTAAGACTGATCCCGACGGCTTCTCATACAGATTCAGAAATTAATGAAACATTGGCTGCTTTTGATGGTATCCGTGAGAAATTAACTTCCGGACATTACAGAGAAATAGAAAAACAGATGAATATTGAGTACAAACAAATGTAATACGATATCATCATATAATATAACACAAAACCACTGATTATTTTCAGTGGTTTTTTATAAAATAAATGCGAATGAAATTTAAGGGTTATCTGTTAGGCGTTTTGTCTTCCGTTTCATTTGGGCTGATTCCCATTTTTATTCTGCCATTGAAGAAGGCTAATTTTTCAATGGATATTACTTTGTTCTACCGGTTTTTATTTTCTGCTTTAATGGTCGGAGGCTATCTGCTGTATTCCAAAGAAAATTTCAGAATCAATAGGAAAGAATTACTGATCCTTTCTGTTTTGGGAGTCTGCTATGCCCTTTCCTCAGAATTTTTATTCATAGGTTATGATTTTCTTACACCGGGAATTGCTTCTACTGTTCTGTTTATTTATCCGGTTATTGTCGCGTTGATTATGTTCTTCTTTTATAAGGAAAAACTTACAAAGTTATCTCTCATTTCCCTATTGTTTGCTTTCGCTGGAGTTATCGTTTTATGCTTAAAAGGAAAAGGTTTGGAGATTAATTTTGCCGGCCTCGGAATTGTCATGCTGAGTTCATTATTTTATGCCCTTTATATGGTAATCGTGAATAAATCTGATCTGAAGGTTTCAGGTTTCAAACTTTCCTTCTATTCCATGCTTTTCACTTCTGCATTTTTTATGATCAAAGCATCAGCTGAAAGTGAGTCTTTTGCCATTCCTTCTCTGTCTATATTGATAAACTTCATTATTTTTGCTTTTCTGACGACAGTCATTTCCAGTCTTTGCTTAGTGTATGCCATAAAATATATTGGGTCTACACCCACTGCTATCTTAGGAGCTCTGGAACCTGTAATTGCAGTAATGGTAAGTGTGCTCATGTTTCATGAAAAGTTTACAATCAACCTGCTTATAGGTATTGTCCTGATCCTGTTAGGAGTCATTCTGAATGTGATTGCTGATAATAGAAAGTCAAAACGCAATACTCATAAAACTCTAACAGAAGTCTAACATGATACTTCATCTTGAATTTTAATTTATCCTTTTTTATTTCATAAGCTTAATTCATTTTGTGCTTTAAATAGTATTACTGCTTATATTTCAATTTTGGAATTTGCAGCATAGCTTACAAATTACCTATCTTTGCAGGTACAATCTGAAGAGATATCTTTGCTATGGCAATATTATTAAAATACTGTCGTCCAACAACTTAAATTCAGATTGAGTGTAAATAATTTGAAAAAATTTCTGTTGAAAGATCTCCTCCTTATCACTCCGCCTTTTACCCAGCTTAATACACCTTATCCTGCAACAGCTTATATAAAAGGCTTTCTGAATACCAAAAATATTTCCAGCTATCAAACCGATCTGGGACTGGATGTTATTTTGGAGTTATTCTCAAGAAATGGAATTCGGAAAATTTTTGAAACAGAAATTGAACTTCAGGAGATCTCAGAAAATTCCAAGAGAATTTTTGCATTGAGAGAAGAATATCTAAAGACTATTGATCAGGTCATTAACTTTCTGCAGGGGAAAAATCCAACGTTGGCCAGACAGATCTGCAGCATGAATTTCCTGCCTGAAGCTTCCCGATTCAACCAGCTGGACGACATGGATTTTGCATTTGGAAATATGGGGCTGCAGGATAAAGCCAAACATCTTGCTACTCTTTACCTGGAGGATATTTCGGATTATATTATTGAAAATATAGATGCAGATTTTGGATTCAGCAGGTATGCGGAACGTCTTGGAAAAAGTGCCAATTCTTTTGATGAATTATATTCAAAATTATCAGGCGATCATACATTTATTGATTATTTCACGTTAAAAATTCTTCAGGAAAAATTAGAATTAGTACAGCCAAAACTAGTGTGTTTTTCAATTCCATTTCCGGGAAATTTATATGCCGGTTTCAGGTGTGCGCAGTTCATCAAAAAACATTATCCGCACATCAAAACTGCGATGGGCGGCGGTTTTCCGAATACCGAATTAAGGGAAGTAAAAGATTATAGAGTCTTTGAATTTTTTGATTTTATTACCCTTGATGACGGTGAACTTCCTCTTGAGCTTCTTTGCAATAATGTATTAAATAATTCAGGAGATGAAACAGAGTTAAAGAGAACATTTCTTATTGAAAATCAACAGGTTATTTATAAAAATAATTCCAAAAGGCACGATTATAAGCAGGCAGAAATCGGTACTCCGGATTATACAGATTTAAAGCTCGATCAATACATTTCGGTGATTGAAATTGCCAATCCCATGCACAGCTTATGGAGTGACGGAAGATGGAATAAACTGACCATGGCTCACGGCTGCTATTGGGGAAAATGTACTTTCTGCGATATTTCTTTAGATTACATTAAAATCTACGAACCTGTTTCTGCAAAGATTCTGGTCGACAGAATGGAAGAGCTCATCAAAACCACAGGGGAAACAGGAT
The Chryseobacterium sp. W4I1 DNA segment above includes these coding regions:
- a CDS encoding DUF2723 domain-containing protein gives rise to the protein MKNWTFRQWNTILGWVIFVIAFFTYLSTIEPNFSFWDCGEYISSAVKLEVTHAPGAALFQIVGAVAAIFALGKGENYSIVINAMSALFSALTILFLFWTITHFVRRLLNKDFEEVTKHQEISILFAGAVGALCFTFSDTFWFSAVEGEVYSMASMFIALLVWLITKWENEYLAKDSERWIILIFFVLGLSVGVHMMGMLAVPAVCLVYYARNYKFTWKNFIWANAITLGILIIVFKIIFPLIMTMFGRLEIFFVNGLGLPFHSGTIVAFILMTAICFFIIKYARKAKKNIYQTAALSVVYMIIGFSCWMVIPIRANANPPMNLNDPDTAIGMLDYYNREQYGDWPTIYGQNYTAFLDANGIEKNEDGSFKTQKTGEIYEKDEKTGTYRKTGDRFNYIFSKSQISLMPRMFNEDKDVMANYISMYGAPDFTFNYANEEVADNPQAKQIFDELRGKYEDKSITAADYLKVKPYNLINVQKPSLAQNMDYFITFQNGYYFVRYLMWNFVGRQNDLEGNMENTKGNWISGISFIDNALLGNQDKMPAKFKNESTVKFFFLPLILGLIGFFFQLNRDFGRFYALLSLFVLTSVGIIFYTGVKPFEPRERDYAMVGSFYAFAIWIGMGAGAILWFLQSKVKSNGANIALGVVLLGVPFMMGFQNYNVHDRSNRYTAYDYAYSVLKSLPKNDILFVYGDNDTYPVWAIQETERFRDDVKVVNFTLASTPWNLDQIKRKTYNAAGIPSQLTHDDYRDGVNDQIYMMKKEDWEGVFSMLKEQGAPETEFAGFRKYLTQDSLTLKEAVNFIKFKSPEKDELLKMYFGEEKFEKYNILPVNKFILPVNKENALKAGIITQADLPNVVNQIMITYKGNTLYKNNLIMLDMLANFDWKRPINFSSGGIYDSENIFYLNEYLQFDGFSYRLVPIHTAANADGDMGRVDTNSLYNVVKNFRWGNFKDLNSHFDETATSNIMSYRMSASRAASALALNGQKAKAVELLDLASKEIPAEKFNDPRSLSAMVTGYIISGQEKKGLQLAEILKKGIFEEYDYYLSLAPADQNFARRQMRTKPMEYSLVVSAVTDAYKKLGQDDKAYAYLVKSIEPIDKKFNAFIKELQQMGKEKAIQKSEDVQKITPFYQYLFDVMEPFDSTYSKEKENQITTAIIKVTQ
- a CDS encoding PLP-dependent cysteine synthase family protein, which gives rise to MSNVYDNILGLIGHTPMVKLNTVTKDIPATVYAKLESYNPGHSTKDRIALHIIENAEQKGLLKEDSVVVETTSGNTGFSIAMVCIIKGYKCILAVSDKTKPEKIAYLKALGATVYICPANVAADDPRSYYEVAKRIASETPNSVYINQYFNELNIDAHYKTTGPEIWEQTEGKITHLFACTGTGGTLSGSGKFLKEKNPGIKIIGVDADGSILKSYHETGKIHKEDVHPYQIEGMGKNLIPAALLFDKVDEFVRVNDEMSAYRTREIALKEAIMGGYTTGAVTQALIQYAQSHELTKDDIIVLIFPDHGSRYITKVYSDKWMAEQGFVNNCVHNYDEVFKTEFIK
- a CDS encoding pyridoxal phosphate-dependent aminotransferase family protein encodes the protein MLDIFERIKQNPGPLGQFADYAEGYFVFPKLEGPIGPRMKFQGKDVIFWSANDYLGLCNHPEVLEADAKAAAEFGMFYPMGARAMSGETQQHQQLEKELAEFTQKEAAYLLNFGYQGMVSAIDALVTRHDVIVYDADSHACIVDGVRLHMGKSFTFKHNDMASLEKNLARATKVAEENGGGILVITEGVFGMRGMQGKLKEICDLKSKFNFRLLVDDAHGFGTLGKTGAGAGEEQGCQDQIDVYFSTFAKSMAGFGAFLSGDETIIRFLKYNLRSQIFAKSLTMPMVIGGLKRLELLRTRPEIKAKLWENVSKLQNGLKERGYNLGNTNTCVTPVFIEGTTIEATLLAKDLRENYGVFTSVVVYPVIPKGMILLRLIPTASHTDSEINETLAAFDGIREKLTSGHYREIEKQMNIEYKQM
- a CDS encoding DMT family transporter; translation: MKFKGYLLGVLSSVSFGLIPIFILPLKKANFSMDITLFYRFLFSALMVGGYLLYSKENFRINRKELLILSVLGVCYALSSEFLFIGYDFLTPGIASTVLFIYPVIVALIMFFFYKEKLTKLSLISLLFAFAGVIVLCLKGKGLEINFAGLGIVMLSSLFYALYMVIVNKSDLKVSGFKLSFYSMLFTSAFFMIKASAESESFAIPSLSILINFIIFAFLTTVISSLCLVYAIKYIGSTPTAILGALEPVIAVMVSVLMFHEKFTINLLIGIVLILLGVILNVIADNRKSKRNTHKTLTEV
- a CDS encoding radical SAM protein codes for the protein MKDLLLITPPFTQLNTPYPATAYIKGFLNTKNISSYQTDLGLDVILELFSRNGIRKIFETEIELQEISENSKRIFALREEYLKTIDQVINFLQGKNPTLARQICSMNFLPEASRFNQLDDMDFAFGNMGLQDKAKHLATLYLEDISDYIIENIDADFGFSRYAERLGKSANSFDELYSKLSGDHTFIDYFTLKILQEKLELVQPKLVCFSIPFPGNLYAGFRCAQFIKKHYPHIKTAMGGGFPNTELREVKDYRVFEFFDFITLDDGELPLELLCNNVLNNSGDETELKRTFLIENQQVIYKNNSKRHDYKQAEIGTPDYTDLKLDQYISVIEIANPMHSLWSDGRWNKLTMAHGCYWGKCTFCDISLDYIKIYEPVSAKILVDRMEELIKTTGETGFHFVDEAAPPALMREVALEILRRNLVVTWWTNIRFEKSFTRDLCYLLKLSGCVAVSGGLEVASDRLLKLIDKGVSVEQVARVTRNFTEAGIMVHAYLMYGYPTQTIQEMVDSLEIVRQMFEMGILQSGFWHQFAMTAHSPVGINPEEFGVTPVKEEILFANNDIDFIDKTGIDHSQFSFGLKKSLFNYMHGINFEFPLQDWFDFKIPKTQVHPDHIHDCLLDDHLFSFKANSKVVFLTKNVIAENRIKNKKKYSGAYTLLTFHLKTNIVKIDLEQDKAEWLMKVLEENTIENPKKLTAQQLKNQFEENFEDFELFWFSKPMQQLKDNGVILSL